From one Larimichthys crocea isolate SSNF chromosome XVIII, L_crocea_2.0, whole genome shotgun sequence genomic stretch:
- the LOC109136593 gene encoding gamma-crystallin M2: MSNTDMNMRGKVIFYEDRNFQGRSWECMSDCSDFSSYLSRCHSCRVESGCFMVYNRPNYMGHQYFMRRGDYADYMNMWGWSDCIRSCRMVPMYRGQYRMRIYERENFGGQMYEMMDDCDNIMDRYRMNNCMSCNVMDGHWLMYEQPHYRGRMMYFRPGEYRNFMNMGWSGSRFMSMRRVMDSWY; the protein is encoded by the exons ATGAGCAACACCGACATGAACATGAGGGGCaag GTCATCTTCTACGAGGACAGGAACTTCCAGGGTCGCTCCTGGGAGTGCATGAGCGActgctctgacttttcctcctaCCTGAGCAGATGCCACTCCTGCAGGGTGGAGAGTGGCTGCTTCATGGTCTACAACCGTCCCAACTATATGGGCCACCAGTACTTCATGAGGAGGGGCGACTATGCTGACTACATGAACATGTGGGGATGGTCTGACTGCATCAGGTCTTGCCGTATGGTCCCCATG TACAGAGGCCAGTACAGGATGAGGATCTACGAGAGGGAGAACTTCGGTGGTCAGATGTATGAGATGATGGACGACTGTGACAACATCATGGACCGTTACCGTATGAACAACTGCATGTCCTGCAACGTGATGGACGGCCACTGGCTGATGTACGAGCAGCCCCACTATAGAGGCAGGATGATGTACTTCAGGCCTGGAGAGTACAGGAACTTCATGAACATGGGCTGGAGCGGCTCCAGGTTCATGAGCATGAGGCGTGTCATGGACTCTTGGTATTAA